Proteins encoded within one genomic window of Haloimpatiens massiliensis:
- a CDS encoding NAD(+) synthase, with product MYNGFIKLSTACPITNVADINFNLKNIKKCIDEALEDNSKLIVFPELSITSYTCGDLFNQKKLLFKSEEALQNLCLFSKDKDILIAVGAPLYSNSCLYNCAFIIFKGKILGIVPKSYIPNYSEFYEKRWFSEGLRIVDKHIDLKFQKHIPFGTNLIFTCGSFKFGVEICEDLWVTIPPSSYLSLLGANVIGNLSASNELVSKANYRKNLISNQSARCMCAYAYASSGVFESSTDLVFGGHLLIGENGNILSENNRFHRENQVVTSIIDIDKLVSERLKNISFRDSVKLCPFEALEIPFEFSDLNLGKFTRYIDKHPFVPGNSEERSLRCSEIFNIQASALAKRLTHTNSKKVIVGISGGLDSTLALLVIVKTFKLLNLPSENIIAITLPGFGTTDRTYNNAVSLCQKLKTDFREINIVDACLQHFKDINHPVENHDVTYENVQARERTQILMDIANKEGGLLIGTGDLSELALGWCTYNGDHMSMYSVNCSVPKTLVRYLVRYVAENEVAEDISNILIDILHTPVSPELLPKDKNGEITQKTEDIVGPYELHDFFLYHFIKTGSTKEKILFLAEKAFDGDYNKETINLWLEKFIKRFFTQQFKRSAIPDGPKVGTISLSPRGDWRMPSDASFNSFL from the coding sequence GTACAATGGTTTTATAAAATTATCTACAGCCTGCCCTATAACTAATGTGGCAGACATAAATTTCAACTTGAAAAATATAAAAAAATGTATTGATGAAGCTTTAGAAGACAATTCTAAATTAATAGTTTTTCCTGAACTATCCATAACGTCTTATACCTGCGGGGATTTATTTAATCAAAAAAAGTTACTATTTAAAAGTGAAGAGGCCCTACAAAATTTATGCTTATTTTCTAAAGACAAAGATATCTTAATAGCTGTAGGTGCTCCTTTATACTCTAATTCGTGTCTTTACAACTGTGCATTTATTATATTCAAAGGTAAAATTTTAGGAATAGTCCCAAAAAGTTATATACCAAATTACTCGGAGTTTTATGAAAAAAGATGGTTTTCAGAAGGCCTTAGAATAGTAGATAAACATATTGACTTGAAATTTCAAAAACATATACCATTTGGAACAAACTTAATTTTCACCTGTGGCTCCTTTAAATTTGGAGTGGAAATCTGTGAAGATCTTTGGGTTACAATACCTCCTAGTAGTTATTTAAGTTTACTTGGTGCTAATGTTATAGGAAACCTTTCTGCATCTAATGAATTGGTAAGCAAAGCTAACTATAGAAAAAATTTAATTTCAAATCAAAGTGCTAGATGTATGTGTGCTTATGCCTATGCCTCCTCAGGGGTGTTTGAATCTTCCACAGACTTAGTTTTTGGTGGTCATCTTCTAATCGGTGAAAATGGAAATATATTAAGTGAAAATAATAGATTTCATAGAGAAAACCAAGTAGTAACTTCTATAATAGACATAGATAAACTAGTATCTGAAAGGCTTAAAAATATCTCCTTTAGAGATAGCGTTAAATTATGTCCTTTTGAAGCTTTAGAAATTCCTTTTGAATTTTCTGATTTAAATTTAGGCAAATTTACAAGATATATAGACAAACATCCTTTTGTTCCTGGAAATTCTGAAGAAAGAAGCTTAAGATGTAGTGAAATTTTCAACATTCAAGCATCAGCTCTAGCCAAAAGATTGACCCATACTAACAGTAAAAAAGTTATAGTAGGTATTTCTGGAGGATTAGATTCCACATTAGCTCTTTTAGTAATAGTAAAAACTTTTAAGCTTTTAAATCTTCCAAGTGAAAACATAATAGCTATTACTCTGCCCGGTTTTGGAACCACAGATAGGACCTATAACAATGCAGTATCCCTTTGTCAAAAATTAAAAACTGATTTTAGAGAAATAAATATAGTAGATGCCTGTTTGCAACATTTTAAAGACATAAACCATCCAGTAGAAAATCATGATGTAACCTATGAGAATGTGCAAGCAAGAGAAAGAACTCAAATACTTATGGATATTGCTAATAAAGAAGGCGGCTTGCTAATAGGAACTGGTGATTTGTCAGAATTAGCTTTAGGTTGGTGCACCTACAATGGAGACCATATGTCCATGTACTCCGTAAACTGTTCTGTGCCTAAAACACTTGTTAGATATTTAGTAAGATATGTAGCTGAAAATGAAGTAGCTGAAGATATTTCTAATATACTTATAGATATACTTCATACTCCTGTAAGTCCTGAACTACTTCCTAAAGATAAAAATGGTGAAATAACTCAGAAAACCGAAGATATAGTAGGCCCTTATGAGCTTCATGATTTTTTCTTATATCATTTTATAAAAACAGGCTCCACTAAAGAAAAAATACTATTCCTTGCCGAAAAAGCTTTTGACGGAGACTATAATAAAGAAACTATAAATCTATGGCTTGAAAAGTTCATAAAAAGATTCTTTACACAACAATTTAAACGTTCAGCTATTCCAGATGGACCAAAGGTTGGAACTATAAGCCTTTCTCCAAGAGGAGATTGGAGAATGCCTTCTGATGCCAGCTTTAATAGCTTTCTATAA
- a CDS encoding YaaR family protein yields the protein MEINRIGRNVGIPQEKHEIKNKKDFSQNFNFARQQKSQKEMKEMLDNIKKKGNRLAITKSYRDVKAYKNLIKEYLQSVLSHMYKVEKDISFWQTQYFITVETVDEKLEEITAAILNEQCENLNIASTVDEITGLVVDLYK from the coding sequence GTGGAAATAAATAGAATTGGAAGAAATGTAGGAATTCCTCAAGAAAAACATGAGATTAAGAATAAAAAAGACTTTTCACAAAATTTTAATTTTGCAAGACAACAAAAATCTCAAAAAGAAATGAAGGAAATGCTAGATAATATAAAGAAAAAGGGAAATAGGTTGGCTATTACTAAGTCTTATAGAGATGTGAAAGCTTATAAAAATCTTATAAAAGAGTATTTGCAATCAGTTTTATCGCATATGTATAAGGTAGAAAAAGATATAAGTTTTTGGCAAACTCAATACTTTATAACTGTGGAAACAGTGGATGAAAAGTTAGAAGAAATCACTGCAGCTATTTTAAATGAACAATGTGAAAATTTAAATATAGCCAGTACTGTTGATGAGATAACAGGGCTGGTTGTGGACCTGTATAAATAG
- a CDS encoding chromate transporter — protein MNELFTMFLTFFKIGAFTFGGGYAMIPLIEAEVVTRRHWISKEEFVDIIVISQSFPGALAVNCSTFIGYKMGGILGAILALLGVIMPSFFIIIAIAALFVQFRNNYIVDLIFKGIGAAVPILILVAISSLFKSVKKTYINYIIILLSIIAIAIFKVSPIWVVVCSALYGIIFLRKQVQ, from the coding sequence ATGAACGAACTTTTCACTATGTTCTTAACTTTTTTTAAAATAGGAGCTTTTACCTTTGGAGGTGGCTATGCTATGATACCTCTTATAGAAGCAGAAGTTGTAACTAGAAGACATTGGATTTCTAAGGAAGAATTTGTGGATATAATTGTCATTTCTCAATCATTCCCTGGAGCCCTTGCAGTAAATTGCTCAACTTTTATAGGTTATAAAATGGGGGGAATATTAGGTGCTATACTTGCTCTTTTAGGGGTTATAATGCCCTCATTTTTTATAATAATTGCTATAGCTGCTCTTTTTGTGCAATTTAGAAACAACTACATAGTAGATTTAATATTTAAAGGTATAGGTGCTGCCGTACCAATTTTAATATTAGTAGCCATAAGCAGTCTATTTAAGTCAGTAAAAAAAACTTACATAAATTATATAATTATACTACTATCCATTATAGCTATAGCTATATTTAAAGTTAGCCCTATATGGGTTGTGGTATGTTCTGCACTATACGGAATAATTTTTTTAAGGAAGCAGGTGCAATAA
- a CDS encoding chromate transporter, producing the protein MKLLIDIFLTFLKIGAFSFGGGYAMLPLIQKEIVEKHQWISFNTFKDIIGVSQMTPGPIAINSATFVGYKVAGIKGSLSGTLGVITFSFILVTVATHYLMKFKDSKLIKSALLGMRPALVGLIIAAFIQLGKDSYVEIKAIVIGLIIAFLSFKTKLHPILIIVISAVLGIIFYSI; encoded by the coding sequence ATGAAGTTACTAATAGATATATTCTTAACTTTTTTAAAAATAGGTGCTTTCAGCTTTGGTGGTGGATATGCAATGCTTCCATTAATTCAAAAGGAAATAGTAGAAAAACATCAATGGATTAGTTTTAATACATTTAAAGATATAATAGGTGTATCTCAAATGACTCCTGGTCCCATAGCTATAAATTCAGCTACCTTTGTAGGTTATAAAGTTGCAGGAATAAAGGGAAGTTTATCAGGAACTTTAGGTGTTATAACTTTTTCTTTTATATTAGTTACCGTAGCAACTCATTACCTTATGAAGTTCAAAGACTCCAAGTTAATTAAATCAGCTCTTTTAGGTATGCGCCCCGCTCTAGTGGGACTTATAATTGCAGCTTTTATTCAGCTTGGTAAAGACTCTTATGTAGAAATAAAAGCAATTGTAATAGGGCTTATAATTGCCTTTTTATCATTTAAAACAAAACTTCATCCAATCTTAATAATTGTAATTTCAGCTGTATTAGGAATAATCTTTTATAGCATATAA
- a CDS encoding MFS transporter, which translates to MEMEKRSSFNSWMFIIAYIFMGVLGGVALDTMVTFLDASAATKGIAASMSIIMGIGFYGGAALLLIVPKLGYKKVLAFSPIAFIGGTLLITKSSSVMLVAIAASVIMIGVCMFDAILSPFLSCYTTEENREKIFSTTLWTNILGMIAGTWSGGKLISHRFASRLGIGYAEAKTLTEKIADFNPTQLQAYIGAHKDALLIYAVVAAMTLVPILLIKEIPQDYKKVKKETKEKMNWKAFLNKYIVLFVLFAFLIRLGASLITPYFSVFLSRMGIDRATISSLISYQYFAMVMFIFVSPWIVKKLGRVVSLGGLALVSIPFMLVIANGAAFGSHMVMAVGTGLFLRSGFMNAAMPVQQALPMEFVSKEARPAYNAVIYVAQGIAQVVAGVLGKQFIFSLQNGYGKAYYVTGVIYIIASVMLLVVFTKKYNRPENKKQAEEQAA; encoded by the coding sequence ATGGAAATGGAAAAGAGATCTAGTTTTAATAGTTGGATGTTTATAATAGCATATATATTCATGGGAGTGCTTGGTGGAGTAGCTCTTGATACAATGGTTACTTTTCTTGATGCATCAGCAGCTACAAAAGGAATAGCTGCTAGTATGTCAATAATAATGGGAATAGGTTTTTATGGTGGTGCAGCTCTTTTATTAATAGTACCTAAGCTTGGTTATAAAAAAGTTTTAGCATTTTCACCTATAGCTTTTATAGGAGGAACATTATTAATAACTAAGTCAAGCTCAGTTATGTTAGTTGCTATAGCAGCATCAGTAATAATGATAGGTGTATGTATGTTCGACGCTATATTATCACCATTTTTAAGCTGTTATACTACTGAAGAAAACAGAGAAAAAATATTCTCAACAACTTTATGGACAAACATATTAGGTATGATCGCTGGAACATGGTCAGGTGGAAAATTAATATCTCATAGATTTGCTTCAAGATTAGGAATTGGATATGCAGAAGCAAAAACTTTAACAGAAAAGATAGCAGATTTTAATCCAACACAATTGCAAGCTTATATAGGAGCTCATAAAGATGCTTTATTAATATACGCTGTGGTAGCAGCAATGACACTTGTACCAATATTATTAATAAAAGAAATTCCTCAAGACTATAAGAAAGTCAAAAAGGAAACAAAGGAAAAAATGAACTGGAAAGCATTCTTGAATAAATATATAGTATTATTCGTACTTTTCGCATTCTTAATAAGACTTGGAGCATCATTAATTACTCCTTACTTCTCAGTATTCTTAAGTAGAATGGGAATAGATAGAGCAACTATTTCATCACTTATTTCTTACCAATACTTTGCAATGGTTATGTTTATATTTGTATCACCATGGATTGTTAAGAAATTAGGAAGAGTTGTGTCTCTAGGTGGACTAGCTCTAGTATCAATACCATTTATGTTGGTTATAGCAAATGGAGCAGCTTTTGGAAGTCACATGGTAATGGCAGTAGGAACAGGTTTATTCTTAAGATCAGGATTTATGAATGCAGCTATGCCAGTACAACAAGCTTTGCCAATGGAGTTTGTAAGTAAAGAAGCTAGACCAGCTTATAATGCAGTTATATATGTAGCTCAAGGTATTGCACAAGTTGTAGCTGGAGTATTAGGAAAACAATTTATATTCTCACTACAAAATGGATATGGAAAAGCTTATTATGTTACAGGAGTTATATATATAATAGCATCAGTAATGTTATTAGTAGTATTTACTAAAAAGTATAATAGACCAGAAAACAAAAAACAAGCTGAAGAACAAGCAGCATAA
- a CDS encoding cation-translocating P-type ATPase, whose protein sequence is MWYKKSKEETIEALNVRISTGLSSEEVKRRKEKYGLNQLATKKQKSLFKMVFEQLNDILIYILLAAAVASGFLGEISDSIIIGIVIIINAVVGVIQESKAEKALEALKKLSTPKALVKRDGEVKEISSTEVVPGDVVVLDAGRFIPCDLRLIETANLKVEESALTGESVPVDKNADLLLNEDVPLGDQKNSAFMSTLVTYGRGLGIAIGTGMNTEIGKIAKMLDESENEQTPLQKKLEQLGKILGIGALVVCGVMFFVGLLQKRPAFEMFLTSISLAVAAIPEGLPAIVTIVLAMGVQKMIKRNAIVRKLPAVETLGSVNIVCSDKTGTLTQNKMTVTKFFADDSLYNIEDLNPENPVQKLLMENLILCNDATFSVESETGDPTEIALLAAGNKFNILKEDLEASHTRVNEIPFDSDRKLMTTVNKYGDKYYVMTKGAIDNLLNIIDKAYINGEFVTLTEDLKNQIIKASYAMSEDALRVLGAAYKIIDSPDISIEDLEKDLTFIGLVGMIDPPRLEVKDSISLCKSAGIKTIMITGDHKKTAFAIAKELDIATDENEAISGMELDKLSQEELNNKVDNLRVFARVSPEHKVMIVKAFKSKGNIVSMTGDGVNDAPSLKSADIGVAMGITGTDVAKGAADMVLTDDNFSTIVKAIEEGRNIFNNIKKSILFLLSCNIGEIISIFLSVLLKWPTPLIPIHILWVNLITDTLPALSLGVDPGDPGVMDSKPRNPKDSLFKGSIVSLIGNGILIGLLTLAAFVVGVKVYTKSSVLFPLLPDVIDADALEHAQTMAFVVLSVSQLVHSLNMRNETKSIFQIGFFTNKLLIGSILIGIFLQDVIITVPFLANIFKVHDLNAKDWLFVSILSLIPLLINEIAKAIKKARK, encoded by the coding sequence ATGTGGTACAAAAAAAGTAAAGAGGAGACCATAGAAGCTTTAAATGTAAGAATTTCCACTGGTCTTTCTTCAGAAGAAGTAAAAAGAAGGAAGGAAAAATATGGTCTAAACCAATTAGCTACTAAAAAACAAAAAAGTCTCTTTAAAATGGTATTTGAACAACTAAATGATATACTAATATACATACTTCTAGCTGCCGCTGTAGCTTCAGGCTTTTTAGGGGAAATAAGTGATTCTATTATAATAGGAATAGTTATAATAATTAATGCAGTCGTAGGAGTTATTCAAGAATCAAAAGCTGAAAAAGCTCTTGAAGCCCTCAAAAAACTTTCCACACCTAAAGCTTTAGTTAAACGTGATGGTGAAGTAAAAGAAATTTCCTCAACAGAAGTTGTACCAGGAGACGTAGTAGTACTTGATGCTGGTAGATTCATACCTTGCGACTTAAGGCTTATAGAAACCGCAAACCTTAAAGTTGAAGAATCTGCCCTTACAGGAGAATCTGTTCCTGTAGATAAAAATGCAGACCTTTTATTAAATGAAGATGTACCTTTAGGTGACCAAAAAAACTCAGCCTTTATGTCCACACTTGTAACCTATGGTAGAGGTCTTGGAATAGCTATAGGAACTGGAATGAACACTGAAATAGGTAAAATAGCAAAAATGCTTGATGAAAGTGAAAATGAACAAACCCCTCTACAAAAGAAACTTGAACAATTAGGAAAAATCTTAGGTATAGGAGCTCTAGTTGTATGTGGAGTTATGTTTTTTGTAGGATTACTTCAAAAAAGACCTGCATTTGAAATGTTTTTAACTTCTATAAGTTTAGCTGTAGCAGCTATTCCAGAAGGATTACCTGCTATAGTTACTATTGTTCTGGCTATGGGCGTTCAAAAGATGATAAAGAGAAATGCCATAGTTAGAAAATTACCTGCAGTAGAAACCCTAGGTTCAGTAAATATAGTTTGTTCAGATAAAACTGGTACTTTAACTCAAAATAAAATGACCGTTACAAAATTCTTTGCAGACGATTCATTGTATAATATTGAAGATTTAAATCCAGAAAATCCTGTACAAAAACTTCTTATGGAAAATTTAATTTTATGTAATGATGCCACTTTTTCTGTTGAGTCAGAAACAGGCGATCCTACAGAAATAGCATTACTAGCTGCAGGAAATAAATTCAATATACTTAAAGAAGATTTAGAAGCTTCTCATACAAGAGTAAATGAAATTCCTTTTGATTCAGATAGGAAATTAATGACCACTGTAAATAAATACGGAGATAAATATTATGTAATGACTAAAGGTGCTATAGATAATCTACTTAATATAATAGATAAAGCCTATATAAATGGAGAATTTGTAACTCTTACTGAAGATCTTAAAAACCAAATAATAAAAGCTTCATATGCTATGTCTGAGGATGCCTTAAGAGTTCTAGGAGCTGCTTATAAAATTATAGATTCTCCTGATATATCTATAGAAGATTTAGAAAAAGATTTAACGTTCATAGGTCTTGTAGGAATGATTGACCCTCCTAGACTAGAAGTTAAGGATTCCATTTCTTTATGTAAAAGCGCAGGTATTAAAACTATAATGATAACTGGAGACCATAAAAAGACTGCTTTTGCCATAGCTAAAGAATTAGATATAGCTACAGATGAAAATGAGGCTATATCCGGTATGGAATTAGATAAATTATCTCAAGAAGAATTAAATAATAAAGTAGACAATTTAAGAGTATTTGCAAGGGTTTCACCAGAACACAAAGTTATGATAGTAAAAGCCTTTAAGTCTAAGGGAAATATAGTTTCCATGACTGGTGATGGTGTAAATGATGCCCCTTCTTTAAAATCTGCTGACATAGGTGTTGCTATGGGTATAACTGGTACCGACGTTGCAAAAGGTGCTGCTGACATGGTACTTACAGATGATAACTTCTCTACTATAGTTAAAGCCATTGAAGAAGGTAGAAATATATTTAATAACATTAAAAAATCTATATTATTCCTACTTTCATGTAATATAGGTGAGATAATAAGTATTTTCCTTTCCGTGCTTTTAAAATGGCCTACTCCACTTATACCAATACACATTTTGTGGGTTAACCTTATAACTGACACACTACCAGCTCTTTCTCTTGGTGTTGACCCTGGTGATCCTGGAGTTATGGATTCAAAACCTAGAAATCCAAAGGACAGCTTGTTTAAGGGTTCTATTGTAAGTTTAATAGGGAATGGAATACTTATAGGATTATTAACCTTAGCTGCTTTTGTAGTTGGAGTTAAAGTTTACACTAAATCTAGTGTCTTATTCCCATTATTACCAGATGTTATTGATGCTGATGCACTAGAACATGCTCAAACTATGGCTTTTGTTGTTTTAAGTGTATCTCAATTAGTTCACTCATTAAATATGAGAAATGAAACTAAATCCATATTCCAAATAGGATTCTTTACAAATAAACTTTTAATAGGTTCAATACTTATAGGTATATTCCTACAAGATGTTATAATAACTGTTCCTTTCCTAGCTAATATATTTAAAGTACATGATCTTAATGCTAAAGATTGGCTATTTGTATCCATACTAAGTTTAATACCTCTACTAATTAATGAAATAGCAAAAGCCATTAAAAAAGCTAGAAAGTAA
- a CDS encoding GAF domain-containing protein, which translates to MFKLDGIEKMTLEQKYKYMVMLLKGQISSEKDLIANLSNASAIINVILDRINWAGFYIMRNGELVLGPFQGRPACNRIKVGKGVCGTAVKEKRVVRVEDVHKFPGHIACDCQSNSEIVIPIMKNNEVFGVLDIDSPEFNRFRDLEEEYLVKFVKVLEEGILQVKVEN; encoded by the coding sequence ATGTTTAAATTAGATGGAATCGAAAAAATGACTTTGGAACAGAAATATAAATATATGGTTATGTTATTAAAGGGACAAATTAGTTCAGAAAAGGATTTAATAGCTAACTTATCTAATGCTTCAGCTATAATTAATGTTATATTAGATAGAATAAACTGGGCGGGATTTTACATAATGAGAAATGGAGAGTTAGTTTTAGGACCATTTCAAGGAAGACCTGCATGTAATAGAATAAAAGTTGGTAAGGGGGTATGTGGTACAGCAGTGAAAGAAAAAAGAGTTGTAAGAGTAGAAGATGTACACAAATTTCCTGGACACATAGCTTGTGATTGCCAAAGTAATTCAGAGATAGTAATTCCTATAATGAAAAATAATGAAGTATTTGGAGTTCTAGATATAGATAGCCCAGAATTCAATAGGTTTCGAGATTTAGAGGAAGAATACCTGGTGAAATTTGTAAAGGTACTAGAAGAAGGAATTTTACAAGTTAAAGTTGAGAACTGA
- a CDS encoding gamma carbonic anhydrase family protein, with amino-acid sequence MLTNFKGKNPNINEKTFIATSADIIGDVTLETGANIWYGAVLRGDTNKIYIGKNTNIQDNSVVHVDMDKPCTLGDGVTVGHRAIVHGCTVKNNVLVGMGAIILNGAEIGENTIIGAGSLVTQNKKIPSGVLCMGVPAKVVRELTEEEIDSIKKSAQHYVELSCEYRI; translated from the coding sequence ATGTTAACTAATTTTAAGGGCAAAAATCCTAATATAAATGAGAAAACTTTTATAGCTACTTCTGCAGATATAATAGGTGATGTGACCTTGGAAACGGGAGCTAATATATGGTATGGAGCGGTTTTAAGAGGTGATACTAATAAAATTTATATAGGAAAGAACACAAACATACAGGATAATTCTGTAGTTCATGTGGATATGGATAAACCCTGTACATTAGGTGACGGAGTTACTGTAGGCCACAGAGCTATAGTTCATGGATGTACAGTAAAAAATAATGTTTTGGTGGGAATGGGAGCTATTATATTGAATGGAGCTGAAATAGGTGAAAATACTATAATAGGAGCTGGAAGTTTAGTAACTCAAAATAAAAAAATACCCTCAGGAGTTTTATGTATGGGAGTGCCTGCAAAAGTAGTAAGAGAACTTACAGAAGAGGAAATAGATAGTATTAAAAAGTCAGCACAGCACTATGTGGAGCTTAGTTGTGAATACAGAATTTAG